From a single Accipiter gentilis chromosome 32, bAccGen1.1, whole genome shotgun sequence genomic region:
- the CRYAA gene encoding alpha-crystallin A chain, whose amino-acid sequence MDITIQHPWFKRALGPLIPSRLFDQFFGEGLLEYDLLPLFSSTISPYYRQSLFRSVLESGISEVRSDRDKFTIMLDVKHFSPEDLSVKIIDDFVEIHGKHSERQDDHGYISREFHRRYRLPANVDQAAITCSLSNDGMLTFSGPKVPSNMDASHSERPIPVSREEKPTSAPSS is encoded by the exons ATGGACATTACCATCCAGCACCCCTGGTTCAAGCGTGCTCTGGGACCCCTCATTCCAAGCCGTTTGTTCGACCAGTTTTTCGGAGAGGGTCTCCTCGAGTATGacctcctgcctttgttctcttcCACTATCAGCCCCTACTACAGGCAGTCCCTCTTCCGCAGCGTGCTGGAGTCGGGCATTTCAGAG GTGAGGTCTGACCGGGACAAGTTTACAATCATGCTGGATGTAAAACACTTCTCTCCTGAAGACCTGAGTGTGAAGATTATCGATGACTTTGTGGAAATCCATGGCAAGCACAGTGAAAGACAG GACGACCACGGCTATATCTCCCGCGAATTTCACCGCCGGTACCGCCTGCCCGCCAACGTGGACCAGGCTGCCATCACCTGCTCCCTGTCCAACGACGGCATGCTGACCTTCTCGGGCCCCAAGGTCCCCTCCAACATGGACGCCAGCCACAGCGAGAGGCCCATCCCCGTGTCCCGGGAGGAGAAGCCCACCTCCGCGCCTTCCTCCTAA